The following proteins come from a genomic window of Chiloscyllium punctatum isolate Juve2018m chromosome 49, sChiPun1.3, whole genome shotgun sequence:
- the cdk9 gene encoding cyclin-dependent kinase 9 isoform X2, producing the protein MKRWISSSATREVFKARHRQTGKKVALKKVLMENEKEGFPITALREIKILQLLKHENVVNLIEICRTKATQYNRYKGSIYLVFDFCEHDLAGLLSNANVKFTLAEIKKVMQMLLNGLYYIHRNKILHRDMKAANVLITRDGVLKLADFGLARAFSLAKNSQPNRYTNRVVTLWYRPPELLLGERDYGPPIDLWGAGCIMAEMWTRSPIMQGNTEQHQLTLISQLCGSITAEVWPNVEKYEFYQKLELPKGQKRKVKDRLKAYVKDPYALDLIDKLLVLDPAQRIDSDDALNHDFFWTDPMPSDLKNMLSTHNQSMFEYLAPPRRRASHMPQQSTTQNKNPAAANQTEFDRVF; encoded by the exons ATGAAGCGCTGGATTTCCAGTTCTGCGACGAG GGAGGTGTTTAAAGCACGTCATCGCCAGACAGGCAAAAAAGTGGCTTTGAAGAAAGTCCTGATGGAAAATGAAAAGGAAGGG TTTCCCATCACAGCCCTGCGAGAGATAAAAATTCTACAACTGCTGAAACATGAAAATGTAGTGAATCTTATTGAGATCTGCCGCACTAAAG CTACACAGTATAACCGCTACAAAGGCAGCATCTACTTGGTATTTGACTTCTGTGAGCATGACCTTGCTGGATTGCTCAGTAATGCGAATGTGAAGTTCACATTGGCAGAAATCAAGAAGGTAATGCAGATGTTGCTGAATGGACTCTACTACATTCATCGAAACAAG ATTTTGCATCGAGATATGAAAGCAGCAAATGTGTTGATCACCCGAGATGGTGTTCTGAAACTGGCTGACTTTGGTCTAGCTCGAGCATTCAGCCTAGCCAAGAATAGCCAGCCAAACCGCTATACCAACAGGGTAGTAACACTATGGTACCGGCCACCAGAACTCTTGCTAG GTGAGCGAGATTATGGACCACCCATAGATCTGTGGGGAGCTGGGTGCATCATGGCTGAGATGTGGACTCGAAGTCCCATAATGCAGGGTAACACAGAACAGCATCAGTTAACCCTGATCAGTCAGCTCTGTGGCTCCATCACAGCAGAG GTTTGGCCTAATGTTGAAAAGTATGAATTCTACCAAAAACTGGAATTACCCAAAGGTCAGAAACGAAAGGTCAAAGATCGGCTGAAGGCTTATGTGAAAGATCCTTATGCACTGGACCTCATTGACAAGTTGCTTGTCCTTGACCCTGCCCAGAGGATTGACAGTGACGATGCACTTAATCATGATTTCTTCTGGACTGATCCCATGCCTTCTGACCTCAAAAATATGCTCTCGACGCACAACCAGTCAATGTTTGAATACTTGGCCCCGCCCAGGAGACGAGCTAGTCACATGCCTCAGCAATCAACAACCCAGAACAAGAATCCTGCTGCTGCCAACCAGACAGAGTTTGATCGTGTGTTCTGA
- the cdk9 gene encoding cyclin-dependent kinase 9 isoform X1, translated as MMARCPDGGMSVRLSADMIKHYEALDFQFCDEVGKYEKLAKIGQGTFGEVFKARHRQTGKKVALKKVLMENEKEGFPITALREIKILQLLKHENVVNLIEICRTKATQYNRYKGSIYLVFDFCEHDLAGLLSNANVKFTLAEIKKVMQMLLNGLYYIHRNKILHRDMKAANVLITRDGVLKLADFGLARAFSLAKNSQPNRYTNRVVTLWYRPPELLLGERDYGPPIDLWGAGCIMAEMWTRSPIMQGNTEQHQLTLISQLCGSITAEVWPNVEKYEFYQKLELPKGQKRKVKDRLKAYVKDPYALDLIDKLLVLDPAQRIDSDDALNHDFFWTDPMPSDLKNMLSTHNQSMFEYLAPPRRRASHMPQQSTTQNKNPAAANQTEFDRVF; from the exons ATGATGGCGAGGTGCCCGGATGGCGGGATGAGTGTCCGGCTCAGCGCCGACATGATCAAACATTATGAAGCGCTGGATTTCCAGTTCTGCGACGAGGTCGGGAAGTACGAGAAGCTGGCGAAGATCGGGCAGGGCACTTTCGG GGAGGTGTTTAAAGCACGTCATCGCCAGACAGGCAAAAAAGTGGCTTTGAAGAAAGTCCTGATGGAAAATGAAAAGGAAGGG TTTCCCATCACAGCCCTGCGAGAGATAAAAATTCTACAACTGCTGAAACATGAAAATGTAGTGAATCTTATTGAGATCTGCCGCACTAAAG CTACACAGTATAACCGCTACAAAGGCAGCATCTACTTGGTATTTGACTTCTGTGAGCATGACCTTGCTGGATTGCTCAGTAATGCGAATGTGAAGTTCACATTGGCAGAAATCAAGAAGGTAATGCAGATGTTGCTGAATGGACTCTACTACATTCATCGAAACAAG ATTTTGCATCGAGATATGAAAGCAGCAAATGTGTTGATCACCCGAGATGGTGTTCTGAAACTGGCTGACTTTGGTCTAGCTCGAGCATTCAGCCTAGCCAAGAATAGCCAGCCAAACCGCTATACCAACAGGGTAGTAACACTATGGTACCGGCCACCAGAACTCTTGCTAG GTGAGCGAGATTATGGACCACCCATAGATCTGTGGGGAGCTGGGTGCATCATGGCTGAGATGTGGACTCGAAGTCCCATAATGCAGGGTAACACAGAACAGCATCAGTTAACCCTGATCAGTCAGCTCTGTGGCTCCATCACAGCAGAG GTTTGGCCTAATGTTGAAAAGTATGAATTCTACCAAAAACTGGAATTACCCAAAGGTCAGAAACGAAAGGTCAAAGATCGGCTGAAGGCTTATGTGAAAGATCCTTATGCACTGGACCTCATTGACAAGTTGCTTGTCCTTGACCCTGCCCAGAGGATTGACAGTGACGATGCACTTAATCATGATTTCTTCTGGACTGATCCCATGCCTTCTGACCTCAAAAATATGCTCTCGACGCACAACCAGTCAATGTTTGAATACTTGGCCCCGCCCAGGAGACGAGCTAGTCACATGCCTCAGCAATCAACAACCCAGAACAAGAATCCTGCTGCTGCCAACCAGACAGAGTTTGATCGTGTGTTCTGA